The Deltaproteobacteria bacterium region GGTCTTGTTTTGGCCGTCATTCTGCTCAGCCATGGACCGCTCTACGCTACGGCCTTTACGTGGTCAGGCCTTCCGATCCAGGGTAGCGAGGACCCTCTTTTCCTTCCTTATGTGTCAGCCGATTTCGTGGTTGACGGCAGTACGCTAACAATTACTTTGACAAATACCACCCCTCAAACCATTGATGCCAATTGGCAAGTCTTGACCGGAGTCACGTGGGACATTGGAGTCTCCGGGGTTGTTTTGGATCCTGTGTCAGCAATGATTTCGGGCACCTCGTTTTTGGTTTTTCCGGATGGTTCTCCGAATGATTACACAACCAAAAACATGACCGCTGAATGGTTCTATAAGGATAACATATCCGCAGAGAACCTAGGGCTGTATGGAATCGGAACGATAGGCGACATTAACTACGGAGAAGATACTTTTGGACGTTGGGACCGTTTTGATGTTGACCGTTCTGATGCCGATAATGATGGTATTTACAAGGAGTATTTGCAGGCAAGCCTTTATCCCCCCGATGGCCCAAACGGACTGGAAGTTGGTATTCTTGGTCCGAACTATGTTTT contains the following coding sequences:
- a CDS encoding PEP-CTERM sorting domain-containing protein (PEP-CTERM proteins occur, often in large numbers, in the proteomes of bacteria that also encode an exosortase, a predicted intramembrane cysteine proteinase. The presence of a PEP-CTERM domain at a protein's C-terminus predicts cleavage within the sorting domain, followed by covalent anchoring to some some component of the (usually Gram-negative) cell surface. Many PEP-CTERM proteins exhibit an unusual sequence composition that includes large numbers of potential glycosylation sites. Expression of one such protein has been shown restore the ability of a bacterium to form floc, a type of biofilm.), producing the protein MKEASIKGIWHRSLLGLGLVLAVILLSHGPLYATAFTWSGLPIQGSEDPLFLPYVSADFVVDGSTLTITLTNTTPQTIDANWQVLTGVTWDIGVSGVVLDPVSAMISGTSFLVFPDGSPNDYTTKNMTAEWFYKDNISAENLGLYGIGTIGDINYGEDTFGRWDRFDVDRSDADNDGIYKEYLQASLYPPDGPNGLEVGILGPNYVLGGGLMQGPLVYAFGGGQTVFTFNIVEGALAEANISNVQPLFGTDGATPVPEPVTVLLLGTGLVGLVGFRKKLKK